CAAGGCTAAGATTCGCGATCCTTCCGGGAAAAAATTATCCCAACAGATTTGCACTCCCACCCGTCCGTAGCGCGTGGCCAAGACAGGAAAACCCAGGTCCCCGGGATGGAAATAAGCCTTTTCTTCCCATAAGGGAATTTGCGGAATATGGATCTTACGATATTTTCCCAAAATTTCTCCATCCGCGTCGATCACTACAGCCGTGTTGAAATAAAGCCCCCGGGGGTCTTTCTCGAAAAGAGGCACAATGATGACCACCTGCGACTTCTGAGCCACCTGCTGCAGGGTTTCCGTTGTTGGGCCTGGCACTTCTTCTGCTAACTGAAAATTCTCCGGGTTGATATCCATCGGAAACCAGTGCGTGGTGAAAAGCTCCTGGAAGCAAATAATTTTCGCTCCACTTTCTATGGCGATTTTGGACAATAAATGAGCTTTTTCCAGGTTCCTTGCTTTATCTGGGGAACAATTCATTTGAATGCCGGCGATTTTTAACATGATTGTTCAACTCCTCAGTTTTGTTAAAGTTTAGCCCCTTTCTCCGTGAGGGTCAAGAAAGTAATTATCCAAGTAATTATCCACCGGAGAGATCGCAAAGGAAACATAAAATTCGAAATCCGAATATCGAAAGCCGAAACAAATTCTAAATTCAAATGATCCAAACAGGAAATGACAAGCGTTTCGAATTTTGAATTTCGGTCATTTGAAAATGTTTAGGATTTCGGATTTCGGGCTTAGAATTTCTAAGGCTTCTTTGCGGTCTCTGCGTCCTCTGTGGTGAAAGATCTTAAAAAAAAGACCCTGGTGGAATCGTCCCCCAGGGTCACATGCGGGTCCTCAGCAATATATCTTATATCTGGAAATTACAACTTCACTACTTGTGTCGCTTGAGGCCCTTTGGCACCTTCTGTTATCTCGAACTCTACCTTCTGGCCCTCGGCCAAGGACTTGAACCCATCTCCCTCAATGGCTGTATAATGAACAAAGATATCCCTTCCACCTTCCTGTTCAATAAAGCCATACCCCTTGCTATCATTGAACCACTTTACCTTACCGATCAACTTCATCAAACCCCTCCTTTTTCTTGCCCGAACCAGTGACCCGCCAACCGGTCCGCTACCGCCGATATCGTTCGGCCTACTCGTCGTTGCCCATACCATAATTCCCTAAATTCTGTCAAGAATTTTTTCAACAGAATTTTCTTAATCATTGGTTATGACCCGAGTTCTTGGCATTTTCCCCCCAGCTGACCACAGGCGGCCATTATGTCTGACCCTTTGCTCAACCTTACCATGGTTGTAAAACGCTGAGCCATAAGCACGGCCCGGAACCTTTGGAGGGCATCATCATCAGGCCGTTGCAAGGGGCTTTGAGGATGTTCGTTAAAAGGAATCAGATTCACTTTGGCTTGAATCCCTTGCAACAATTGGGCTAAACGATGGGCATCTTCCTCCGAATCATTT
This Deltaproteobacteria bacterium DNA region includes the following protein-coding sequences:
- a CDS encoding cold shock domain-containing protein, with product MKLIGKVKWFNDSKGYGFIEQEGGRDIFVHYTAIEGDGFKSLAEGQKVEFEITEGAKGPQATQVVKL
- a CDS encoding nitrilase-related carbon-nitrogen hydrolase — protein: MLKIAGIQMNCSPDKARNLEKAHLLSKIAIESGAKIICFQELFTTHWFPMDINPENFQLAEEVPGPTTETLQQVAQKSQVVIIVPLFEKDPRGLYFNTAVVIDADGEILGKYRKIHIPQIPLWEEKAYFHPGDLGFPVLATRYGRVGVQICWDNFFPEGSRILALKGAQMIFSPTAAAFASQEKWEKVICANAVTSGIYILRVNRVGKEAKQIFYGKSFCATPEGELVDQPSGAQEGVVMADIDLMEIERTRRVWTFLRDRRPELYGELLAS